ATGTTCGGACGAGTCTCGCGTCGAGCACGTGGCCGTTGCGCCAAACGGAGTGGATGCTGAGACTCTCGTCGATCCTGCGGGTGGGGTCGCCGTCGACAAGCAGAAAGTCCGCACGCAGCCCCGCTGCGATCCGGCCACGGTCCTTCAGCCCGAAGGCGTCTGCCGGTGCTCCAGTCGCACAGCGCAGACTCTCGGTCGCTGTCAGCCCTGCCTGAGTGAGCAGCTGCATTTCATGGTGCACGCTTGCGCCGTGGGCGACTCCGCCGTGGCTTCGCACAGGGCGGCCAGCATCCGAGCCGGCCAGAATCGGGACACCGGCAGTGTGCAGCTCACGCACATTGCCTAGCACCGTCTCGAAATCGCCGTCCGGGTAGGTGCCGAAGCTTCCCTCTAGCGTCTCGCGCCAGACAGGTGGCAGCTTTCGCACGACACGTGGGTCGGCGGCCAGCTCAGAGCCGTCGGCACCCAGCAAGGATCGGGAGACGACCAGACACGGCGTGATGAAGAGCTCTGACTCTTGGATGGCGTCAATCATGCGAGCATCGATTGGGCGGTCGATGAACAGGTGCGCGAGTCCGTCCACGCCGATCGCGATCGCCTGCATCGTGGCGTCATAGGTGAGGGTGTGGGCGATCACCTTGCGTGCACGTTGGTGTGCTCGTTTCACGCCGGCGCGCAGCGCTTCCGGGTCGATCATCGGCAAACCAGGATGCCCCATTACCGAGCCCTCTTCGATCATGATCTTGATGTAGTCGGCGCCGGCGTCGATCATGGCGTCAACGTGTCGCACGGCATCCTCAGCGGTGGTCACCGATGGCATCCGCCAGGCCGAGCCGTCACTCCACTCCTTCTTCGCATCCTCATCGACGAACTCGTTCGGATGCCCGTCTTCGGCCATCAGCGCCAGCAGCGCGGAGCGAACATCGGCACTCGTGGAGTCCGCGGCCACGTGTGTGCGCTGCGCCTCGGTCCAATACCCCTGCATCTCTATCTCGGTCGTCACACCGAAGCGCAGAGCGAGGCGCAGCGCCTCTGGCGATGTGTGGACATGACTGTCGATGAGGCCGGGCAGCGCGGTCGCGCCTGCGCCGTCGACAATCTCGGCGCCATGCGGAGCGCTCTCGCCAATCGCGCTGATGATGCCGTTTGCGAGAGTGAGGCTTCGCTGGGGAAGCATGGTCTCTCCATCGAAAATGCGGATGTTGTCAATGTGTGTGTACATGGTGCTTCGCTTTCCTTCTGAGGTACGGTTCAGGCTGTGACTCGGGACGATTCAGGCCCGGCTGCGTCAGCGGCGGGGCCTCGTCGTAGCGGGATTTCTGTGATTGCGCATGCGGCCACGACACCCAGTGCGGAGATCGCGGCGGTGATTCCGAAGATCGTGGCAATCCCCTGCGCACTGCCTTCGGTGAGCGCCGCGGGAGCGGCATCGATCGTGTACGAGGTGTAGATCGACCCGAACACCGCGATACCGAGCGATCCGCCGATCGTTCGCAACAGCGTGACCGCGCCCGAGGCCGCTCCCATGTCCTTCTGCTGCACGCTGTTCTGCGCGATCGTTGTCGTCATCTGCTGAGTGAGGCCCGAGCCGATGCCCATCGGGATCATGAAGGCTGCCGTCAGAGCAATTGGCGTGCTGGCCGTCATCGTGGCAAGGAGTACGCCACCGACGGTCAAGGCGATCGAGCCGATTACCGGGAACACCTTGTACCGCCCAGTTCGGGTCATCACACGACCGGCGATCTGCGACACGATCACGACGGGGATCATCATCGGTAGCAGTAGCAGGCCAGAAGAGCTTGCCGAGGCACCCTGCACGGTCTGCTGGAAGATCGGCAGGTACAGCACGCTGGCAAAGACGACGATTCCGCTCGTGAACGCGAGGATGGACGCCATCGTGAAACTGCGCTCTCGAAAGATTGCGAGTGGCAATAGCGGCTCTGCCGCACGTCGCTCCCACCACACGAATGCGACCAAAGCGGCTGTGAACACGACCACGAAAGCGCCCGTCTGCCAGGAGAGCCACTCGAACGTTTCGCCTGCCCACGAGGTGAGGAAGATCAGCGCGCTGACGGCGATTCCCAGCAGGGCGGCGCCGAGCCAGTCGATCTGCGCTTTGCGTTGCACACGCGGTATCCGCAGCGTCCACGCGACCCACGCCATGGTGAGCGCTCCCAGGGGAAGGTTGATCAGGAATGCCGAGCGCCAGCCGAATGCATCGGTGAGGAAACCTCCCACCAGAGGGCCGCCGATCGTGCCCGTTGCCACGATAATCGCCACCATGCCCTGATACTTTCCGCGATCACGAGGCGGCACGAGGTCGCCGATGACAGCGAACGCGCCGACGGCGAGTCCTCCGGCGCCGATGCCCTGAACAGCGCGGGCGAGAATGAGCAGGATCATGCTTGGGGCCAGTGCGGCGAGGATGGAGCCGACGATAAAAGCAGCAACGGAGATCTGGAAGACGCGCTTGCGACCAAACAAATCGCCGAGCTTTCCCCAGATTGGGGTGGTCACCGCTGTCGTTAGCGCATAGGCGGTTACGACCCACGACAGCAGCGAGGCGTCGCCGAGATCGCGAACGATTGAGGGAGCCGCCGTGCCGACGATGAAGTTGTCGAGCATGGACAGCAGCAGCCCGAACATCACGCCCAGGAGCGTCATCCGGACGCGGAGAGGCGTCATCACGACTGGGGAAGGCGAAGAAGTGGTCATGGGGTCTCCAGGGGTACGTTCGATCACGTGAATTACGAACACGTTCGTTACCACGGTATGCGAAAACGAACATGTTCGCAACGAACGTGTTCACACCCTCGCTCGATATGCTTGGGACATGGCATCCGAAGCACCGACCCGTAGTCGCCGTGAGCGTCCATCCAAGCCGGCCCTTTCACGGCAGTGGATCATTCAGGCGACCGTCGACATCGTGCGACGAGAGGGACTGGACAAGGCGACGATGCGCCGTGTGGCGCAGGAGCTCGACACCGGACCCGCGTCACTGTACGTGTACATTGCCAATACTGCGGAGTTGCACGCCGCGGTGCTCGACGAGCTGCTCGGCACGCTTGAGGTCTCAACAGGCGGAGACTGGGCTGCGCGGACGCACCGGCTTCTCGCCGACTATCGCACGCTGTTGTTCTCATATCAGGGGCTCGCGCGGTCGGCCCTGATCATCCGCCCATCCGGGACGAACGCGACTATCCTCTACGACAACCTCTTAGGCCTGCTGCTCGAGGGCGGGATGGAATCCTCCCGCGCGTCCTGGGCGGTGGATCTTCTGCTTCTCTACGTCATCGCGAACGCGGCGGAGCACGCCTCACCGGAGCGTATCGGCACTGAACTGGCGAAGCGTTCCGACAGTGAGCGCGAACGCATCACCCATTCCATCCTCGATGCTGATCCCGCCGTGACCCCTCATGTCTCGCGCCACGCGGAGCAGATACTCGCGGGAACGCCAGCGCAGCGCTGGGATTGGGCGATCAACGCTCTGTTGGCAGGGTTCGCGGCGACGCCCGTACCGCCCACCTGAAGCCGCACCGTTTACTCAGTGCCCGCACCGCAGGTGCCAGACGAACGAGGAGCGTTATGCAGGGCCGTACTGGATGCCCGCAGCATCGAGGCGCGGCAGGAGGGCGTGCACCCGGGGCACGACGTCGCTGACGGCATCCGTCCACGCTAGATCGGCGACGGCGAGAACGCGCGGGAAGACCAGGGTGTCGATATCAGTTGCCGTTTCGATCGTCTCCGTCCACAGCGGTGCTTCGATTCCGAGGATGACGTTCTCGTCGACTCCGGGAAGGATCGTCGCTGGGTCCCAATCGGGGACAGCGGCGAGGGGCGTTGAACTCCCCGTCCAGTCAAGTCCGATTCTGAAGTTCGCCTCGGGCATGATGTCGAGGTACACGGCATTGGCGGGGGAGAGGACGAGCTGCCCGCCCTGCCGAACGATCGAGCGCGCCTGATCGGCGGATTCGCTTTCGGGCGTGACGTACCCCCAGTACTGGCCGATCGTGCCATCGGCGAGGTCGTCGCATGAACCGACCTCGTGCCAGCCGATCGGCAGCTTTCCGTGAGCCGCCGTAATGCGCGTCACGCGCGCGATGAACCGGCGGTAGTCGTCTGGCTGCGTCGAAAGTGACTCGTCTCCGCCAATGTGTAGATACGGCCCCGGCGTGATGGAGGCGAGGTGGCCGACAACATCGTCGATGAACTCAAAGACTTTCTCTGATCCGGTGTCGACGGTGGAAAATCCCACTTCGGTGCCGTGGTAGGGCGTGGCAGTCACCCCAGACGGAGCCAGCTCCGGGTAGGCGACGAGTGCGGCATTTGTGTGCCCGGGCAGATCGATCTCTGGCACGACGGTGATGAACCGGGATGCCGCGTAATGCACGATCTGCTCATAGTCAGCGGTCGTGAGAAAGCCGCCGTCGCCGCCGCCCACTTGCGAAGCTGCACCAGCGCGTGTGAGCTCTGGCCACCCCGGAATCTCGATACGCCAGCCTTGGTCGTCGCTGAGGTGCAGGTGCAGATGATTGAGCTTGAACGCGGCAATCTGGTCGATCAATCGCATGATCGTGTCGACGCCGAAGAAGTGCCGGGAGATGTCGAGCATCACGCCGCGATAGGCGAATCGTGGTGCATCGACAATCGTGACGGCTGACACCTCCCAATCGATATGCGCCGGTGTGCGGGATTCAAGCTCTGGGGGGAGGAGCTGCCGGAGCGTCTGAATTCCAGCGAAGACGCCGGCGTCGGCCGGTGCATCGATGACGATCGTGCGGCGGTCGACAGTAACGCGGTACGCCTCGGCCGCATGCCCCGCTTCGACTCCGTCGATGTTCGGATTGATCTCAAGCACGATGTCGCCTTCTGATGCCGCGCCCGATGACACAGTGAGCTCGTACCCGGTCGCCGGCTGCAGCACGCTCGCGAGATAGTCACCCAGCTCAGGACGGTCGGTGACGATGCGCGTGCCCTTCGTGATTGTGAATGAACCCTCGCTCTCGACGACGGAACGAGGCGCGGGCAGTAGCACAGATGACGACACGGATATTCTCCAGAGACAGCGGGGATGTTCGTCGAGAGTCTACCGAGATAGTGTGACCGAGTGACCATTCATGCACCCCGCTTTCAGCCTCCGTCTCTGCGCGATTTGCGGGAGTCAGACCTGAGTGATCTGCTGCCCGGCGACCTTCGCGACGGCGAGAGTTTTCATGGCGCATCGCTAGCCGATCGAGACCTCGCCGATCTCACCTTCTCTGAATGCTCGTTCACCGATCTCGCCCTCGGTGGACTCGTGTGCCGTGGTGTTCGGTTTACCGAATGCACGATCGTCTCGGCTGATGGCGCCACGATTTCTGCACCGTCGTCAACACTGCGCGACGTCGAAGTGAGCCACTCACGCGTCGGGTCGTTCGAGGGGCACGACAGCCGTTGGAACAGCGTGCGGTTCACCGGGTGCAAGCTCGGATACATCAACCTTCGCGGCAGCAGAATCGCCGACGTTGTGTTCGAGGACTGCCAGATCGACGAACTCGATCTGGGCGCAGCAACGGCCAAACGGGTGAGCTTTCACGGGTGCCGCGTCGGCACACTCGAGGTGCAGGGGGCCGCGCTCAAAGACGTGGATCTGCGTGGACTCGATCTTGCGCGCATCGTTGGCATCGACGGACTTTCTGGCGCGGTCATCGACGATGGTCAGCTTCTGCAGCTCGCGCCCTTGCTTGCGGCGCAGCTGGGAATCGAGGTGGTGTGACGTGCGCCCCCTCGATGTTGATAATCGCATGGACGTGTCCGCCCGATTTGCCGACTTCGCTCACCGCGAGGCCTACGGAAACTCCGAGCGCTATGACACGTGGTGCCGGGCGATTGCCGCCGACCACGACCTCTGTGCGCGGATCGCAGCACTGCCCTCACATAAGCAGCAGCCCAACCTCGTGCTCGCTGCGACGCGGTATCTCGGGGTTGTCGAAGTGCCGCCGGCGGAGTTTTTGGGGTGGCTTCGGAGTAATTGGGACGACATTTGCCGCGAGGTTCTCGCCCGGTCGACGCAGACGAACGAACCGGGGCGCACGGCGGCGATCCTGCCGCTGCTCGCGCAGATCGAAGGGCCGATCGCTCTCATCGAGGTGGGAGCATCCGCCGGCCTCTGCCTGTATCCCGATCGCTACAGTCACGTGTACGACGATAAGGTGCGCCTCGATCCGGCGGCCGGGCCGTCGACTGTCGTCACCCGCTGCACGACAACGGGAGATGTTCCGATTCCGACAGTGCTTCCTCAGATCGTGTCGCGGTCGGGTGTCGACCTGAACCCGCTCGACGTCGCCGACCTCGATCACATGCGCTGGCTGCATGCGCTCATCTGGCCGGGGCAGATCGAGAGGGATGAGCGATTGGATGCCGCGGCGGCGATCGCCCGCGCAGACCCGCCGATGCTCGTGCGCGGCGACCTCAACGAGCGGATTGAAGGTCTTGTCGATGCTGTGCCCGACGGCGTGACAGCTGTTGTGCAGCACACAGCGGTGCTCGCGTACCTCGACATGGCCGGGCGCGACCGCTTCTTTGGGCAGATGTCGCGCCTGAATGCACGGTGGATCTCGTTCGAGGGGCGTGGCGTGTTTCCGCAGATCGACAGGACGATTCCCGAGCGCACGCAACATCAGGAGAACCGGTTCGTGCTCGCCCTCGACGGGCGGGCACGAGCGTTCGCGACGGCGCACGGGCAGCGGCTTCACTGGTTGTGACGGAATGCACGTGCGCGACCTCTGTGCGAGCGCATCCGCTGTTATGCTGTACCCGTCGCGACTGGCGTATTGACGGACGATTCCGATGAGCTCGCAGCTCGCGGATGACCCGACTCAGATGGGTCACCATTGGGGAGCGACGCTGATCCTCAGCATGGGATTTCCACAACGGGACTTCTCGCAACTGGGGCGGATTCGGCCGCACGCCTGGGCCGATACGGGTTTCACCCATCCGTCTGTCACAAAGGAGCCAGCATGACCGATACGTTCAACGCGCCACTGTCGCAGGTCGACCCCGAGATCGCCGCCGTGCTCGACCACGAGCTGGGCCGCCAGCGCGACTACCTCGAGATGATCGCGAGCGAGAACTTCGTTCCCGTCTCGGTGCTGCAGTCGCAGGGTTCGGTGCTTACCAACAAGTACGCGGAAGGATACCCCGGCCGCCGATACTACGGAGGCTGCGAGTACGTCGACGTTGCCGAGTCGCTCGCAATCGAGCGTGCGAAGAAGCTCTTCGGCGCCGAGTACGCAAACGTACAGCCGCACTCTGGCGCTTCGGCAAATGCGGCAGTGCTCTCGGCGATCGCCACACCGGGCGACACGATTCTTGGGCTCGAGCTCGCTCATGGCGGCCACCTGACGCACGGCATGAAGCTCAACTTCTCGGGCAAGCTCTACAACGCCGTCTCGTATGGCGTCGACCCCGAGACCTGCCTCGTCGACATGAACGTTGTGCGCGACAAGGCACTCGAGCACAAGCCGAAGGTCATCATCGCCGGCTGGTCGGCATACCCGCGCCAGCTCGACTTCGCTGCGTTCCGCGAGATCGCCGACGAGGTGGGAGCCACACTCTGGGTCGATATGGCGCACTTCGCCGGGCTGGTCGCCGCCGGGCTGCACCCGTCACCCGTTCCATACGCCGACGTCGTCTCATCGACTGTGCACAAGACCATCGGCGGCCCGCGCTCGGGGTTCATCGTCTCCCGCGACACAGCCCTGGCCAAGAAGCTCAACTCAAACGTGTTCCCCGGCCAGCAGGGTGGACCGC
The Paramicrobacterium chengjingii DNA segment above includes these coding regions:
- a CDS encoding amidohydrolase family protein, encoding MYTHIDNIRIFDGETMLPQRSLTLANGIISAIGESAPHGAEIVDGAGATALPGLIDSHVHTSPEALRLALRFGVTTEIEMQGYWTEAQRTHVAADSTSADVRSALLALMAEDGHPNEFVDEDAKKEWSDGSAWRMPSVTTAEDAVRHVDAMIDAGADYIKIMIEEGSVMGHPGLPMIDPEALRAGVKRAHQRARKVIAHTLTYDATMQAIAIGVDGLAHLFIDRPIDARMIDAIQESELFITPCLVVSRSLLGADGSELAADPRVVRKLPPVWRETLEGSFGTYPDGDFETVLGNVRELHTAGVPILAGSDAGRPVRSHGGVAHGASVHHEMQLLTQAGLTATESLRCATGAPADAFGLKDRGRIAAGLRADFLLVDGDPTRRIDESLSIHSVWRNGHVLDARLVRTF
- a CDS encoding MDR family MFS transporter, producing MTTSSPSPVVMTPLRVRMTLLGVMFGLLLSMLDNFIVGTAAPSIVRDLGDASLLSWVVTAYALTTAVTTPIWGKLGDLFGRKRVFQISVAAFIVGSILAALAPSMILLILARAVQGIGAGGLAVGAFAVIGDLVPPRDRGKYQGMVAIIVATGTIGGPLVGGFLTDAFGWRSAFLINLPLGALTMAWVAWTLRIPRVQRKAQIDWLGAALLGIAVSALIFLTSWAGETFEWLSWQTGAFVVVFTAALVAFVWWERRAAEPLLPLAIFRERSFTMASILAFTSGIVVFASVLYLPIFQQTVQGASASSSGLLLLPMMIPVVIVSQIAGRVMTRTGRYKVFPVIGSIALTVGGVLLATMTASTPIALTAAFMIPMGIGSGLTQQMTTTIAQNSVQQKDMGAASGAVTLLRTIGGSLGIAVFGSIYTSYTIDAAPAALTEGSAQGIATIFGITAAISALGVVAACAITEIPLRRGPAADAAGPESSRVTA
- a CDS encoding TetR/AcrR family transcriptional regulator, whose amino-acid sequence is MASEAPTRSRRERPSKPALSRQWIIQATVDIVRREGLDKATMRRVAQELDTGPASLYVYIANTAELHAAVLDELLGTLEVSTGGDWAARTHRLLADYRTLLFSYQGLARSALIIRPSGTNATILYDNLLGLLLEGGMESSRASWAVDLLLLYVIANAAEHASPERIGTELAKRSDSERERITHSILDADPAVTPHVSRHAEQILAGTPAQRWDWAINALLAGFAATPVPPT
- a CDS encoding beta-N-acetylhexosaminidase codes for the protein MSSSVLLPAPRSVVESEGSFTITKGTRIVTDRPELGDYLASVLQPATGYELTVSSGAASEGDIVLEINPNIDGVEAGHAAEAYRVTVDRRTIVIDAPADAGVFAGIQTLRQLLPPELESRTPAHIDWEVSAVTIVDAPRFAYRGVMLDISRHFFGVDTIMRLIDQIAAFKLNHLHLHLSDDQGWRIEIPGWPELTRAGAASQVGGGDGGFLTTADYEQIVHYAASRFITVVPEIDLPGHTNAALVAYPELAPSGVTATPYHGTEVGFSTVDTGSEKVFEFIDDVVGHLASITPGPYLHIGGDESLSTQPDDYRRFIARVTRITAAHGKLPIGWHEVGSCDDLADGTIGQYWGYVTPESESADQARSIVRQGGQLVLSPANAVYLDIMPEANFRIGLDWTGSSTPLAAVPDWDPATILPGVDENVILGIEAPLWTETIETATDIDTLVFPRVLAVADLAWTDAVSDVVPRVHALLPRLDAAGIQYGPA
- a CDS encoding pentapeptide repeat-containing protein; amino-acid sequence: MTIHAPRFQPPSLRDLRESDLSDLLPGDLRDGESFHGASLADRDLADLTFSECSFTDLALGGLVCRGVRFTECTIVSADGATISAPSSTLRDVEVSHSRVGSFEGHDSRWNSVRFTGCKLGYINLRGSRIADVVFEDCQIDELDLGAATAKRVSFHGCRVGTLEVQGAALKDVDLRGLDLARIVGIDGLSGAVIDDGQLLQLAPLLAAQLGIEVV
- a CDS encoding DUF2332 domain-containing protein encodes the protein MRPLDVDNRMDVSARFADFAHREAYGNSERYDTWCRAIAADHDLCARIAALPSHKQQPNLVLAATRYLGVVEVPPAEFLGWLRSNWDDICREVLARSTQTNEPGRTAAILPLLAQIEGPIALIEVGASAGLCLYPDRYSHVYDDKVRLDPAAGPSTVVTRCTTTGDVPIPTVLPQIVSRSGVDLNPLDVADLDHMRWLHALIWPGQIERDERLDAAAAIARADPPMLVRGDLNERIEGLVDAVPDGVTAVVQHTAVLAYLDMAGRDRFFGQMSRLNARWISFEGRGVFPQIDRTIPERTQHQENRFVLALDGRARAFATAHGQRLHWL
- the glyA gene encoding serine hydroxymethyltransferase, giving the protein MTDTFNAPLSQVDPEIAAVLDHELGRQRDYLEMIASENFVPVSVLQSQGSVLTNKYAEGYPGRRYYGGCEYVDVAESLAIERAKKLFGAEYANVQPHSGASANAAVLSAIATPGDTILGLELAHGGHLTHGMKLNFSGKLYNAVSYGVDPETCLVDMNVVRDKALEHKPKVIIAGWSAYPRQLDFAAFREIADEVGATLWVDMAHFAGLVAAGLHPSPVPYADVVSSTVHKTIGGPRSGFIVSRDTALAKKLNSNVFPGQQGGPLMHVIAAKATAFLLAASEDFRDRQERTISGAKLLAEALTSDESRAAGVNVLTGGTDVHLVLADLRESELSGQDAENRLHEVGITVNKNSVPFDPRPPMVTSGMRIGTPALATRGFGDAEFAEVADIIALAVRPDADIAGLRSRVSSLTQAFPLYPGLQQ